The Candidatus Deferrimicrobium sp. DNA window CACTTTGGGACGGAGGCGACGACGAACGGCAGCGTCTGCCCCCAGGGACAGAATTGCGACGCCGTGTGGGTATGGGCCGTCTCCGAGTTGAGCACGTTCGGCAGGAAGAGGAAGTCGATGCCGGAGTCCAGCAGCGCTCCCACGTGCCCGTGGGCCACCTGGATCGGGTAGCACGGCTCGGCGACGGTCCGCTCGAATCCCTCGCGGGCGATCGCCTTGTCGGTGCGCGGCGACACCTTGATGCCGAACCCCATCCGGGTGAGGACCCCCTTCCAGAAGGGGAACCGCTCGTGGAAATACATCGCCCGGGGGAACCCCACGGTCCCCCGCGCCCCTTTCTCCGGGGTTTCGGCGACGAACCGGTCCATCCACTCGATCCGGCGCGCCACCAGGTCGTCGATCACCGGCTTCGTTTCGGTGCGGGCGGCCTTGCGGTACTTCTCGGAGCACTTGTCGCCCCAATAGGTGCGGCTGTCCCCGATCCGGATCTCCTGCATGTCGCAGTAGTTGCTGCACCCCTTGCAGACGAACTCCCTCCGCCGGTAGTCGACCTTCGAGAGGTCGAAGCCCCGGAACGTCGTGGCCTCCTTCGTCGCCCGGACCTTGTCCCGGGCGAGCAGCGCCATTCCGATCGCCCCGATCACCCCGTTGTGCGGGGGAACGATGATCTTGCGGCCCAGCACCTGGGAGAAGGCAGCGGCCACCGCGTCGTTGTACGCCGTCCCCCCCTGGAAGTAGATCGTCTCGCCGATCTTCCGGCCGCGCACCACGCGGTTGAGATAATTCATGACGACCGAGTACGCGAGGCCCGCTACGAGGTCGTGCTTCCGGGCGCCCCGGTAGAGATAGTTGTTCAGGTCCTGCTCCATGAACACGGTGCACCGCTCCCCCATGCGAACGGGGGCGTCGGAGGAAAGGGCCATCTCCGCGAACTCCCCCTTGATCCGGATCCCGAGCCGCTCCGCCTGCTCCTCGAGGAACGACCCGGTCCCGGCGGCGCACGCGTCGTTCATCGCGAAATCGGTGACCACGCCGTTTTCGAGGCCGATGAACTTGGAGTCCTGCCCGCCGATCTCGAAGATCGTATCGACCGACGCGTCGAAATAGCGCCGGCTGATGAAGGTGGAGCCGGTCTTGTGGGCCGTGATCTCGTCCTGTACCGTGTCGGCGCCGACCAGTTCGCCGATCAGCTCCCGGCCGGACCCTGTGGTCCCCACGCCGCGGATCGAGATCGTGTCGCCGAACTCGTCCCACAGCTCCTTCAATCCGTCGGTCACCACCTGCACGGGGCGTCCCTGCGTTCCGACGTAGATCTCCTTGAGGAGGTTCCCCTTCCAGTCCGTCACCGCGAAGTTCGTGGAGACCGAGCCGATGTCGATGCCGAGGAAGACCTCGGGCCGGCCTTCGGACTTCGGGGGCGGCTGGACGCGGTCGCGCAGAAAGACGACGTTCTCCGTCGTGAGGGGCGCCCACGAGGGGAATGCGGATTCCGCCGACTCCCCGACGACCGGGCCCTCCGCGATCCGCTGCTCCTCTCCTTTCGCACGTTCCGAGGAGGCCACCGCCGCGCCGAGGGCGGCCATGTGGGCGAAGCCGCGCGGCAACACGACATCCTCCGCAGAGAAACCGAAGGCGTCGCGGATCGCACGGACGACCCCGGAATTCTCGAAAAGACCGCCGACCAGGGCGATCTTCGGGACGGGATCCTTCCCCTTGTTGATGCTGCTCTTGAAGTTGCGAGCGACCGCGTCGCACAGCCCTTTGAGGATCTCTTCCGGGGAGTACCCTTTCTGCTGGGCGTGGATCATGTCGCTCTTTGCGAACACGGAGCATCTGCCCGCGATCCTCGCCGCGCTCGCGGCGTGGGCGACCATCTCGCCGACCTGTTCCACCTGCAGCTTCATCCGGTGGGCCTGCTGGTCGATGAACGAGCCCGTACCCGCGGCGCAGTCGCCGTTCGTGTCGTAGTCCTTGACGGTGAGGAGGCCGGCGTCGCCGGACGCCTCGAGGCGAATCACCTTGGCGTTCTCCCCGCCCATCTCGAAGATCGTGCGGACCTCCGGATTCGTTGCCGTGATCGCTTTGACGAGGCAGCGGAAGTCGTTCTCGTACGTTCCCCCGATGAGCGGCGCGAGCTGCCGGCCGCTCCGCCCGGTGACAGCGATCGCCCGAACGTTCCCCTCCCCTAGAATCGCCAGCCACCGGCGCAGGCGCTCCGGAACCTTCCGCACCGGATCGCCGAGGAGACGGTCGTACGAAAGGTTGTACCCCTTCCCCGCCTCGGGGAGCATTATCGCTTCCGGATCGAGAAACGTTCTGCGCAGATCCGCGGAGAGTTCCGACGAACCTTCCGGCAGAAACAGGGAAAACTTCATGCTGATCGAGCCGACGTCGATTCCCAGATACAAGTCGTCTCTCCTCCCTCGGGACGGATGGGACCAACCGTATTCCGTATACAATGCCCGTGCCGGAACGGAGATCGCAGACAAATCGAATGGTTACAAAACTGCCGAATCTGCGTCGAGGTCCAGGAACTACACGATCGGATAAGCGCTTATCCGATCGGACATCCGGTACCGGGCGCTCTGTCGGCAGCCGGCCTGTTGGCAGCCGGCCTTGGAATTC harbors:
- a CDS encoding acyl-CoA dehydratase activase, producing the protein MYLGIDVGSISMKFSLFLPEGSSELSADLRRTFLDPEAIMLPEAGKGYNLSYDRLLGDPVRKVPERLRRWLAILGEGNVRAIAVTGRSGRQLAPLIGGTYENDFRCLVKAITATNPEVRTIFEMGGENAKVIRLEASGDAGLLTVKDYDTNGDCAAGTGSFIDQQAHRMKLQVEQVGEMVAHAASAARIAGRCSVFAKSDMIHAQQKGYSPEEILKGLCDAVARNFKSSINKGKDPVPKIALVGGLFENSGVVRAIRDAFGFSAEDVVLPRGFAHMAALGAAVASSERAKGEEQRIAEGPVVGESAESAFPSWAPLTTENVVFLRDRVQPPPKSEGRPEVFLGIDIGSVSTNFAVTDWKGNLLKEIYVGTQGRPVQVVTDGLKELWDEFGDTISIRGVGTTGSGRELIGELVGADTVQDEITAHKTGSTFISRRYFDASVDTIFEIGGQDSKFIGLENGVVTDFAMNDACAAGTGSFLEEQAERLGIRIKGEFAEMALSSDAPVRMGERCTVFMEQDLNNYLYRGARKHDLVAGLAYSVVMNYLNRVVRGRKIGETIYFQGGTAYNDAVAAAFSQVLGRKIIVPPHNGVIGAIGMALLARDKVRATKEATTFRGFDLSKVDYRRREFVCKGCSNYCDMQEIRIGDSRTYWGDKCSEKYRKAARTETKPVIDDLVARRIEWMDRFVAETPEKGARGTVGFPRAMYFHERFPFWKGVLTRMGFGIKVSPRTDKAIAREGFERTVAEPCYPIQVAHGHVGALLDSGIDFLFLPNVLNSETAHTHTASQFCPWGQTLPFVVASVPK